The following proteins are encoded in a genomic region of Thermosinus carboxydivorans Nor1:
- the yqfD gene encoding sporulation protein YqfD, which yields MTYKIANYLSGTVRVRIQGTMPEKFINLCLAQHIFLWGIATKNDEMFAFMRLSDFFCIRALARKSRVRVRVVSRYGWPFIADRFKRRKMLVVGAVLYLFLLNFLVSFIWFVDITGMKTLSSYRIKAIVNSNGLRPGVLKEKVDVKALENAILFALPEVAWVGIHVAGTRVVIEVVEKTLPRIEDKAPAHIVAAKDGVITEIIALAGQLAVKKGDTVKKGDLLIKGFAPDNTAPVIPGQTPIVSIPSQLIRAQGIVRARVWYEGYGEASTVQVVRQRTGKQDMAITVTIGSRHILLKRISEPPFENYETEEVHKKLVWWRNSELAVESTIKIYYELGTSWREITVEQARDDATSKAWHGVQRLIPENAQILSRNVETLKTEEPNLVRVKVSVETVEDIGQSVAIVR from the coding sequence ATGACGTATAAAATCGCTAACTACCTTAGTGGCACTGTTCGTGTTCGCATCCAGGGGACAATGCCGGAGAAGTTTATTAATTTGTGCTTGGCACAGCATATTTTTTTATGGGGGATCGCTACGAAAAACGACGAAATGTTCGCGTTTATGCGGCTGTCCGATTTTTTTTGCATCAGAGCGCTTGCAAGAAAAAGCCGTGTTCGTGTTCGCGTGGTGAGTCGTTATGGTTGGCCATTTATTGCCGATAGATTCAAGCGCCGTAAAATGCTCGTGGTTGGTGCGGTTCTGTATTTATTTTTACTAAACTTTCTTGTAAGTTTTATTTGGTTTGTGGATATTACAGGTATGAAAACCCTGAGCAGTTACCGCATCAAAGCTATTGTAAATAGTAACGGGCTGAGGCCCGGTGTACTTAAAGAAAAGGTAGATGTCAAGGCACTGGAAAACGCTATTTTGTTTGCTTTGCCTGAGGTCGCATGGGTGGGCATTCATGTCGCGGGAACACGTGTAGTTATTGAGGTGGTGGAAAAAACGCTGCCGCGCATAGAAGATAAGGCTCCCGCCCATATTGTTGCTGCCAAGGACGGGGTGATTACCGAAATAATCGCCCTTGCGGGTCAATTGGCTGTGAAAAAAGGTGATACCGTTAAAAAGGGTGATTTGCTGATTAAAGGGTTTGCCCCCGACAACACTGCACCGGTAATCCCGGGTCAGACACCAATTGTTTCCATTCCTTCGCAACTCATAAGAGCACAAGGAATTGTTAGAGCACGAGTATGGTACGAAGGCTACGGCGAGGCAAGTACCGTGCAGGTCGTTCGCCAGCGGACGGGAAAGCAAGATATGGCAATTACTGTGACTATTGGCAGTCGCCATATCCTCTTGAAACGTATTTCGGAACCGCCTTTTGAAAACTATGAAACAGAGGAAGTACATAAAAAGCTGGTCTGGTGGAGGAATAGCGAGCTGGCTGTCGAATCAACTATAAAAATCTACTATGAATTAGGGACGAGTTGGCGGGAAATAACTGTAGAACAGGCGCGCGACGATGCTACTAGCAAGGCATGGCACGGCGTTCAGCGGCTAATTCCGGAAAATGCACAAATTTTGTCCCGCAATGTAGAAACTTTAAAAACGGAAGAACCTAATTTGGTCCGGGTGAAAGTTAGCGTAGAAACCGTTGAGGATATTGGGCAAAGTGTTGCTATAGTCCGATAG
- the yqfC gene encoding sporulation protein YqfC — translation MRSKKRSLQTLARLLEIPQDIILDLPRITMLGNKQLLVENHKGIIEYTPTTVRVKLNQGELIVHGTNLTLGNLQAEQILVEGTVGVVRYDV, via the coding sequence ATGCGCAGCAAGAAGAGAAGTTTGCAGACATTGGCAAGATTATTGGAAATACCGCAGGATATCATTCTTGATTTGCCGCGTATTACCATGTTGGGCAACAAACAGTTGTTGGTAGAAAACCACAAAGGCATTATCGAATACACTCCTACGACCGTTCGCGTGAAATTGAACCAGGGGGAACTCATTGTGCACGGCACCAATCTTACTTTAGGCAATTTGCAGGCAGAGCAGATTTTGGTAGAAGGCACGGTAGGGGTGGTCAGGTATGACGTATAA
- a CDS encoding ATP-binding protein, producing MSTYKGRLTYAKGTYVEFVVAPNQDVDFGDILVVQGKNSDRFYIRAYDFKVKSRWSGLNGVGYLMSKLDENGQVENQEELDFYLGGNHAVKIGMAEQLCYVDSQGNLHNPKTCPDFFCEVRGLSSDDAALLSEMKGDLELGFLKSGRGVLELPVGIYGSKAITEHVGIFGTTGSGKSNLVKVLASSMINNGNYGMLIFDVHNEYFRDLSQHPKAAERLVVYNTCPYDSHTRKLAVNAQEIDPEDIIACATFTEPQLDAIYKLYSVWQENWIQYLLQYDVAEIIDELAGCTGQKFQSRTISKIKSICWNLQQELNIQEYQQSAIYQLLGELEQGKVVLVELKNISPVGEQAVSTLLSKKLLQNYALKPDNQRAGLKPIMIVLEEAHRFLGKKEHNSNNVFARLVSEARKFNLGLCVVDQQPRLLADKVLSQLNTLFILGLASKADRSKLESMCRKDILQQRNEIKNLDCGEMILATNYMRFAAPVKVHKFEDFLARCQSAGPVFIVPNS from the coding sequence TTGTCAACGTATAAAGGCAGGCTGACCTATGCCAAAGGTACTTATGTGGAATTTGTAGTTGCTCCTAATCAGGATGTTGACTTTGGCGATATTTTAGTGGTGCAAGGCAAAAACAGTGACCGTTTTTATATTCGCGCCTATGATTTCAAGGTGAAGTCCCGTTGGTCAGGGTTAAATGGCGTTGGCTATTTAATGAGCAAGTTGGACGAGAATGGACAGGTTGAAAACCAAGAAGAACTAGATTTTTATCTCGGCGGCAATCATGCGGTTAAAATTGGCATGGCAGAACAACTTTGCTACGTGGATTCCCAAGGGAATCTTCATAATCCGAAAACCTGTCCGGACTTTTTTTGCGAAGTCCGTGGGCTTAGCTCGGACGACGCGGCATTATTGTCGGAAATGAAAGGCGATTTGGAATTGGGTTTTTTAAAGAGTGGCCGAGGCGTGTTAGAACTCCCGGTTGGCATCTATGGATCTAAAGCGATTACAGAACATGTCGGTATTTTTGGGACGACGGGCTCCGGTAAGAGCAATCTTGTAAAAGTATTGGCCAGTTCGATGATTAATAATGGCAACTATGGCATGCTGATTTTTGATGTCCATAATGAATACTTTCGTGATTTGAGTCAGCATCCTAAGGCGGCTGAGCGGTTGGTTGTGTATAATACTTGTCCGTATGATAGTCATACGCGCAAACTAGCCGTAAATGCCCAAGAAATTGACCCTGAAGATATTATAGCCTGTGCCACTTTTACCGAACCCCAGCTTGACGCCATATATAAACTATATTCCGTTTGGCAGGAGAACTGGATACAGTATCTTCTTCAATACGATGTTGCGGAAATTATTGATGAGCTAGCGGGATGTACTGGACAAAAGTTTCAGTCCCGCACGATCAGCAAGATTAAGAGCATTTGCTGGAACTTGCAACAGGAATTGAATATCCAGGAATATCAGCAATCGGCAATTTACCAGCTGCTAGGGGAACTTGAACAAGGGAAAGTTGTACTGGTAGAGCTTAAAAATATTTCGCCTGTAGGGGAGCAGGCTGTGTCTACCCTATTGTCCAAGAAACTGCTGCAGAATTATGCTTTAAAACCCGATAACCAAAGAGCTGGATTGAAACCTATTATGATCGTGTTGGAAGAAGCCCATCGTTTCCTGGGTAAGAAGGAACACAATAGTAACAACGTTTTTGCCCGGCTAGTTAGCGAGGCCCGAAAATTTAATTTGGGCTTGTGCGTTGTCGATCAGCAGCCGCGCCTTTTAGCCGATAAGGTACTTTCGCAACTAAATACACTATTTATATTGGGCTTGGCATCTAAAGCCGATCGGAGCAAACTAGAATCGATGTGCCGTAAAGATATTCTGCAACAACGTAATGAAATCAAAAATCTTGATTGTGGAGAAATGATTTTAGCAACTAACTATATGCGGTTTGCAGCGCCGGTCAAAGTGCATAAGTTTGAGGACTTTCTGGCGCGTTGCCAATCGGCTGGCCCGGTTTTCATTGTCCCCAATAGCTAA
- the yunB gene encoding sporulation protein YunB — protein sequence MRKKFSAPLFAIVGLLLFSLAVYVFWRVEVHLKPTLMAIAEARATAIATQTINNVINDKVSRTIDPQTLVTVRFDSKGRVVLIQPNTMEFNKLAADTTIKVQDALHIITEEKIYIPIGQVLGSQILASWGPKILVTIIPVGTVQVKVVDKFEQAGINQTRHMVYLMATTQIHIVVPLVSKSISVHTQVPVAEYVVVGEVPNTYVQFPFPLPNDAHGGNGNDHS from the coding sequence GTGCGGAAAAAATTTTCTGCGCCTTTGTTTGCTATTGTGGGTTTGTTGTTGTTCAGCTTGGCGGTCTATGTATTTTGGCGGGTCGAAGTTCATTTGAAACCAACGTTGATGGCGATTGCGGAAGCAAGGGCTACAGCTATTGCAACACAAACTATTAATAACGTCATCAACGATAAAGTAAGTCGCACCATTGATCCTCAAACTCTCGTAACAGTTCGTTTTGACAGTAAAGGACGCGTTGTTTTGATCCAGCCCAATACAATGGAATTTAATAAACTGGCCGCTGATACTACCATAAAAGTACAAGATGCTTTACATATTATTACGGAAGAAAAAATCTATATTCCCATTGGTCAGGTTTTAGGCAGTCAAATTTTGGCAAGCTGGGGGCCTAAAATTCTTGTTACAATTATCCCCGTTGGTACAGTACAGGTCAAAGTCGTCGACAAGTTTGAACAAGCCGGTATAAATCAGACGCGCCATATGGTTTATCTCATGGCCACTACCCAAATTCATATTGTTGTTCCTTTGGTTAGCAAAAGTATCAGTGTTCATACGCAGGTGCCGGTGGCTGAATATGTCGTAGTTGGCGAAGTACCTAATACTTATGTCCAGTTTCCTTTCCCTCTGCCGAATGACGCACACGGCGGAAACGGCAATGACCATAGTTAA
- a CDS encoding small, acid-soluble spore protein, alpha/beta type → MANDHRILEPKAKNALEKLKIKVANETLGGEMEQQVTAKNYDSVLNQKKYEVAEELGLKDKIEQVGWENMTTKEVGKIGGHMGGKIGGNMVKELITMAEAQMASVADEAVDKKALLDNNDE, encoded by the coding sequence ATGGCAAACGATCATAGGATTCTGGAACCGAAAGCCAAGAACGCCCTGGAAAAACTGAAAATTAAAGTGGCCAACGAAACGCTTGGCGGTGAAATGGAACAACAAGTAACCGCGAAAAACTATGATAGCGTACTAAATCAAAAAAAATACGAAGTAGCTGAAGAACTAGGCCTAAAAGACAAGATAGAGCAGGTTGGCTGGGAAAACATGACCACCAAAGAAGTAGGTAAAATCGGCGGCCATATGGGCGGAAAAATTGGCGGAAATATGGTAAAAGAGTTGATCACTATGGCCGAAGCCCAAATGGCGTCTGTGGCGGACGAAGCCGTGGATAAAAAAGCACTGCTTGACAATAACGATGAATGA
- a CDS encoding LamB/YcsF family protein, with protein sequence MMTIDLNCDMGESFGVYKLGYDEEAMPYVTSINVACGFHASDPINMLKTVRLAKKYDVAVGAHPSFPDLVGFGRRVMAASIEEIKADVMYQIGALWAFCKAEGVKLQHVKPHGALYNVAEKDVTTAVAIAEAIKAVDPDLYMVCLGNSAMVEAAKKVGVKYVEEAFADRAYTSQGTLVPRKQAGAVIHDVNAVADRVLSMVKNKTVTAIDGTVVPISAQTICVHGDTPGAVEMIKAIRAKLEQENIILKAFGR encoded by the coding sequence ATGATGACAATTGACTTAAACTGTGATATGGGGGAAAGCTTTGGCGTTTATAAACTGGGCTATGATGAAGAAGCAATGCCATATGTGACATCAATTAACGTCGCCTGCGGCTTCCACGCTTCAGATCCGATTAATATGCTTAAGACGGTGCGGTTGGCGAAGAAATATGATGTGGCCGTCGGAGCACATCCGTCTTTTCCAGACTTGGTAGGCTTCGGGCGCCGGGTTATGGCTGCTTCTATCGAAGAAATCAAAGCCGATGTTATGTACCAAATTGGCGCTTTGTGGGCGTTTTGTAAGGCTGAAGGTGTTAAATTGCAACATGTTAAACCTCACGGTGCGCTGTATAACGTTGCCGAAAAAGATGTGACCACGGCGGTTGCAATTGCGGAAGCCATTAAGGCCGTTGATCCTGACCTTTATATGGTTTGCTTAGGCAATTCCGCAATGGTAGAGGCTGCCAAAAAAGTAGGCGTCAAATATGTCGAGGAAGCCTTCGCAGACCGGGCGTATACGAGTCAGGGCACCCTAGTGCCGCGCAAGCAAGCGGGTGCCGTCATCCACGATGTCAATGCCGTCGCCGACAGAGTGTTGTCGATGGTGAAAAATAAGACGGTTACTGCCATCGACGGTACTGTTGTCCCAATTTCGGCACAAACGATTTGCGTCCACGGCGATACGCCGGGCGCGGTTGAAATGATAAAAGCGATCCGGGCAAAACTGGAACAAGAAAACATAATATTGAAAGCCTTTGGCCGGTAA
- a CDS encoding 5-oxoprolinase subunit C family protein — MITVLNPGLFTTVQDYGRWGYQAFGMPVAGAMDRYAFRLANILAGNADNAAVLEMTLRGGSFRFEQDCLVAVCGADMQGMLNGQKIRNWSSFWVPAGSELTFDYAVTGCRAYLAVHGGIDIPIVLGSRSTYTRAGVGGYQGRQLQTGDQLPVGCEGKYLAVPRHLPEQFIPQYGNHVQLRVLLGPQDDLFTTKGIDTLFTAVYTISSEADRMGYRLEGEKIEHSGKPDIVSDALCLGAIQVPGHGMPIVMMADRQTTGGYAKIGTVIGPDLPKLAQAKPGDTVSFVRCTDEEAVAALRVEQQTYAQIQAIWAADYASRPTRVFNVKIGEQTYRVEITEV, encoded by the coding sequence GTGATTACCGTTCTTAATCCCGGGCTGTTTACGACCGTACAGGACTACGGACGTTGGGGGTATCAGGCTTTTGGGATGCCTGTCGCCGGCGCCATGGACCGGTATGCCTTTAGGCTTGCCAATATTCTGGCCGGTAATGCCGACAATGCTGCTGTATTGGAAATGACCCTGCGTGGAGGAAGCTTCCGGTTTGAACAGGACTGTCTGGTGGCGGTGTGCGGCGCTGATATGCAAGGTATGCTGAACGGGCAAAAGATTCGCAACTGGTCTTCCTTTTGGGTACCGGCTGGGAGCGAGTTGACTTTTGATTATGCCGTAACGGGCTGTCGTGCTTATCTGGCCGTTCATGGCGGTATTGACATACCTATTGTGCTTGGTAGTAGGTCTACTTACACGCGGGCCGGTGTTGGCGGCTATCAAGGCCGGCAATTGCAGACCGGAGATCAACTGCCGGTTGGCTGTGAGGGGAAGTATCTCGCTGTGCCGCGCCATCTCCCCGAACAATTTATTCCCCAATACGGCAATCACGTCCAGCTGCGCGTACTTTTGGGGCCGCAGGATGACCTTTTTACCACCAAAGGAATTGATACACTGTTCACGGCCGTTTATACCATATCGTCTGAGGCTGACCGGATGGGATACCGGTTAGAAGGAGAAAAAATTGAACACAGCGGCAAACCGGATATCGTTTCCGATGCGTTATGTCTGGGAGCTATTCAGGTGCCGGGGCACGGGATGCCCATTGTTATGATGGCCGACCGCCAGACAACGGGAGGATATGCCAAGATTGGCACGGTTATCGGACCTGATTTGCCCAAACTGGCGCAGGCAAAACCGGGCGATACGGTTTCGTTTGTCCGCTGTACCGATGAAGAAGCGGTTGCGGCCCTGCGGGTCGAACAACAGACTTACGCTCAGATTCAGGCTATTTGGGCGGCTGATTATGCATCCCGACCAACAAGGGTATTTAACGTCAAGATAGGCGAGCAGACCTATCGGGTAGAAATTACGGAGGTGTAG
- the pxpB gene encoding 5-oxoprolinase subunit PxpB: MDGVRILPAGEQAIVVEFGQAIDPDINRRVHQLGRQLAGQKLPGIIEVVPTYRSLLIYFDPLIITRQTVAEQAMALLASGNTAETGDSKARIIHIPVCYGGEFGPDIGFVANHNGLTEAEVIEIHTSVPYLIYMLGFTPGFPYLGGMSPRIATPRLEKPRTRIPAGSVGIAGTQTGFYPIESPGGWQLIGRTPVKAFDPQAATPFLFAAGDYLKFYAVSAEEYETIAKDVAAGRYAPTITEMAVEGGIKS; this comes from the coding sequence ATGGACGGGGTAAGAATACTACCGGCTGGCGAGCAGGCTATAGTCGTTGAGTTCGGCCAGGCCATCGACCCCGACATCAACCGGCGGGTGCATCAACTTGGCCGCCAGCTTGCCGGACAGAAATTGCCGGGCATCATCGAAGTCGTACCCACCTATCGGTCGTTGTTAATTTATTTTGATCCATTAATTATTACGCGGCAAACGGTAGCCGAACAGGCAATGGCTTTGCTTGCCAGTGGAAACACTGCGGAAACAGGCGACAGTAAGGCGCGCATCATTCATATTCCGGTATGTTATGGCGGGGAGTTTGGTCCGGACATAGGGTTTGTGGCTAACCATAACGGTCTGACAGAAGCTGAAGTAATTGAGATTCATACTTCTGTTCCATACCTTATCTATATGCTGGGCTTCACTCCGGGATTTCCGTATTTGGGCGGAATGTCGCCGCGTATTGCCACACCCCGGTTGGAAAAGCCCCGGACAAGAATACCGGCCGGTTCTGTCGGTATTGCAGGAACGCAAACAGGTTTCTATCCCATAGAAAGCCCTGGTGGTTGGCAGTTAATCGGACGGACGCCCGTAAAAGCATTTGATCCGCAAGCGGCTACTCCGTTCTTGTTTGCTGCTGGTGATTATCTTAAGTTCTATGCCGTATCGGCCGAAGAATATGAGACGATCGCCAAAGATGTTGCGGCTGGTCGTTATGCACCAACAATTACCGAAATGGCGGTAGAAGGAGGGATTAAGTCGTGA
- a CDS encoding NRAMP family divalent metal transporter, with protein sequence MAEPVVTKPASKSNWSVLLGAAFIMATSAIGPGFLTQTTVFTEKFRADFAFAILASIIIDIGAQMNVWRVITMSRMRGQDVANKVFPGLGHFIALLIVMGGLAFNIGNIAGCGMGFNVLFGVTEQTGAIISCIIALAIFASKEAGAAMDMVAKALGAVMILLTAYVMLISNPPVGQAVVKAVFPSDYGSLLLPMITLVGGTVGGYITFAGGHRLLDAGIVGHENLKEVNKSSVTGILITGVMRVILFLAVLGVVSAGATLAKNNPPASVFQIAAGNLGYKFFGIVLWSAAITSVVGCAYTSVSFLRSMFKVVDKYNSYFIMLFIVFSTLVFVFVGRPVTVLVIVGSLNGLILPITLGSMLLAARNKKIVGDYEHPTWLLVFGILAALVSAYAGAMSLQGIAALWNK encoded by the coding sequence ATGGCAGAACCAGTAGTCACCAAACCGGCTTCCAAATCAAATTGGTCCGTATTGCTAGGGGCAGCATTTATCATGGCTACTTCGGCTATCGGCCCGGGTTTTTTGACCCAAACCACGGTGTTTACGGAAAAGTTTCGCGCTGACTTCGCCTTTGCCATTTTGGCGTCAATTATCATTGACATCGGGGCTCAGATGAACGTGTGGCGCGTCATTACGATGAGCCGCATGCGCGGCCAGGATGTGGCTAATAAGGTTTTTCCCGGTCTTGGTCATTTTATTGCACTGTTAATTGTCATGGGTGGTCTGGCTTTCAACATCGGCAATATTGCCGGTTGCGGTATGGGTTTTAACGTTCTGTTTGGCGTTACAGAGCAGACGGGGGCGATAATATCCTGTATAATAGCCTTGGCGATTTTTGCTTCTAAAGAAGCCGGCGCCGCCATGGACATGGTAGCCAAAGCCCTGGGGGCTGTCATGATCTTGCTTACGGCATATGTCATGCTCATTTCTAATCCACCGGTTGGGCAGGCGGTAGTTAAGGCTGTCTTCCCGTCCGACTACGGCAGCCTGCTGCTGCCGATGATTACCCTTGTCGGCGGTACCGTGGGCGGCTATATTACCTTTGCCGGCGGGCACCGGCTGCTTGACGCGGGCATTGTTGGCCATGAGAATCTTAAGGAAGTTAATAAAAGTTCCGTAACCGGCATTTTAATTACCGGTGTCATGCGCGTGATCTTGTTCCTGGCGGTTCTTGGCGTCGTTTCGGCCGGCGCTACCCTGGCCAAAAACAATCCTCCCGCTTCGGTATTCCAAATTGCCGCCGGTAATTTGGGCTATAAGTTCTTTGGCATCGTCCTTTGGTCAGCAGCCATTACCTCTGTTGTTGGCTGCGCCTACACGAGTGTTTCCTTCCTGCGGTCCATGTTTAAGGTGGTCGATAAATATAATTCCTATTTCATAATGTTATTTATCGTTTTTTCCACCCTTGTCTTTGTGTTTGTGGGCAGACCGGTAACAGTATTAGTCATTGTCGGCTCGCTTAATGGTCTTATTTTGCCGATTACACTTGGATCAATGTTGCTTGCTGCCCGTAATAAGAAGATTGTTGGCGATTACGAGCATCCGACCTGGCTGCTTGTGTTCGGAATTTTGGCTGCTCTCGTCTCGGCTTATGCCGGTGCCATGTCGCTTCAGGGTATTGCCGCACTTTGGAATAAATAA
- a CDS encoding putative hydro-lyase: protein MHPKAVKAMIRQNQLVQPTSGMAKGYAQANLVVLPKDLAFDFLLFAQRNPKPCPILDVTEVGSPEPALVAPGSDLRYDIPKYRVYVKGQLVEEVLDLERYWNKDLVAFLLGCSFTFETGLLDAGIPVRHIEENCNVPMYITNRQCIPAGVFRGPMVVSMRPIPQEQVVKAVQVTSRFPAVHGAPVHIGDPAAIGIKDLSTPDFGDAVTIKPGEVPVFWACGVTPQAVAMTVKPELMITHAPGHMFICDIRDEDLAVF from the coding sequence ATGCATCCGAAAGCCGTTAAAGCCATGATCAGGCAAAACCAGCTTGTCCAGCCAACTTCCGGTATGGCCAAAGGATACGCTCAGGCTAATCTAGTCGTTCTTCCCAAAGACCTGGCTTTTGATTTTCTCCTTTTTGCCCAGCGCAATCCCAAACCTTGCCCCATCCTCGATGTTACTGAAGTAGGTTCGCCTGAACCGGCATTGGTTGCACCCGGTTCCGATTTGCGCTATGATATCCCCAAGTACCGGGTCTATGTAAAAGGCCAGCTTGTTGAAGAAGTCCTGGATCTCGAGAGGTATTGGAATAAAGACCTTGTTGCTTTTCTGCTAGGCTGCAGTTTTACGTTTGAAACAGGACTGTTGGATGCCGGAATACCTGTCCGACATATTGAAGAAAACTGTAATGTTCCCATGTATATTACAAATAGACAATGCATCCCGGCGGGAGTATTCCGCGGTCCCATGGTAGTCAGCATGCGCCCCATCCCGCAAGAGCAAGTAGTCAAAGCAGTGCAGGTAACATCACGATTTCCCGCCGTGCATGGCGCTCCCGTTCATATTGGAGATCCGGCGGCCATAGGGATTAAAGACCTTAGTACACCCGATTTTGGCGATGCTGTAACCATAAAGCCTGGAGAAGTTCCTGTATTCTGGGCGTGTGGAGTTACCCCTCAGGCCGTAGCCATGACGGTCAAGCCCGAATTAATGATTACACACGCTCCCGGACATATGTTCATTTGTGACATCCGCGACGAAGACCTTGCCGTATTTTAA
- the tyrS gene encoding tyrosine--tRNA ligase, translating to MLPVEQQLRIIKRGVAEILPEPLLVEKLKRSVSTGVPLRVKLGLDPTAPDIHLGHTVVLRKLKQFQDLGHHIIIIIGDFTGRIGDPTGKSETRKQLTEEEIRINARTYEEQIFRILDKEKTEVVFNSSWLAPLSFADVIKLAAQYTVARMLEREDFSKRFKEGRPISIHEFFYPLMQGYDSVALKADIEFGGTDQKFNLLMGRHLQEQFGQEPQVAIMMPILEGLDGVNKMSKSLGNYIGINEPPGEIYGKAMSIPDDLMVRYYELVTDVSLEELEAIRHGLKTGGLHPRDAKMRLAHTLVRLYHGIEAADNAQAEFIRVFQQRDIPTNMPEISLPASDAPVWLPKLLVQLGLAVSNSEAKRAIQQGAVKINGEKITNVDEEVTIADGMVVQVGKRKFAKIVLSK from the coding sequence ATGCTACCTGTTGAACAACAGTTAAGAATAATTAAACGCGGGGTCGCCGAAATCCTGCCAGAACCGCTGTTGGTAGAAAAACTGAAGCGTTCTGTCAGCACGGGTGTACCTCTTAGGGTAAAGCTTGGGTTAGACCCTACCGCGCCGGATATTCATCTCGGACATACGGTGGTGCTCCGTAAGCTCAAGCAGTTTCAGGACCTGGGGCACCACATTATTATTATCATCGGCGATTTTACTGGTCGAATAGGCGACCCGACCGGTAAATCGGAGACTCGCAAACAGCTTACTGAAGAAGAAATTCGCATTAACGCCCGCACTTACGAGGAGCAAATTTTCCGGATTCTTGACAAAGAAAAAACAGAAGTAGTATTTAACAGCTCTTGGTTAGCGCCGCTGTCCTTTGCTGACGTTATCAAACTGGCCGCGCAATATACCGTTGCCCGGATGCTGGAAAGGGAGGATTTTTCCAAGCGGTTTAAAGAGGGGCGGCCAATCAGTATTCATGAGTTCTTTTATCCTCTTATGCAGGGCTATGACTCAGTAGCGCTAAAGGCGGACATTGAGTTTGGCGGCACTGACCAAAAATTTAACCTGCTGATGGGACGGCACCTGCAGGAACAGTTTGGCCAGGAACCGCAGGTGGCGATTATGATGCCTATCTTGGAGGGGCTTGATGGCGTCAATAAAATGAGCAAAAGCCTGGGTAACTATATTGGTATAAATGAACCGCCTGGTGAAATTTACGGGAAAGCCATGTCTATCCCCGATGACCTGATGGTCCGTTATTATGAACTGGTTACCGATGTAAGCCTGGAAGAATTGGAAGCTATCCGGCATGGCCTGAAGACAGGTGGGCTTCACCCCCGCGATGCCAAGATGCGTTTGGCTCATACACTGGTTAGGTTATATCATGGTATAGAAGCGGCTGACAATGCTCAAGCGGAATTTATTCGCGTTTTTCAGCAGCGTGACATTCCTACGAATATGCCGGAGATCAGCTTACCGGCCAGTGATGCTCCCGTGTGGCTGCCCAAGTTGCTCGTCCAACTTGGTCTGGCTGTCAGCAATAGCGAAGCCAAACGCGCCATTCAGCAGGGAGCGGTCAAAATTAACGGCGAAAAAATTACCAATGTAGATGAAGAAGTAACAATTGCCGATGGTATGGTAGTCCAAGTCGGCAAACGAAAATTTGCTAAGATAGTCTTATCAAAATAG